The Schizosaccharomyces pombe strain 972h- genome assembly, chromosome: I genome contains a region encoding:
- the pcf3 gene encoding CAF assembly factor complex subunit B Pcf3 — protein sequence MNTELDMQNFEHIKFLENQISEDHFRWKKNSKHLYNLLITRTLTWPSLSIQWLSAMESITEKAVLKNRLLLGTHAAEGMPNFLQLADLDLPDFNQTILDPVKHYNEDTGELGGYSMQHSCKFQISQRILHNGDVNRVRHMPQNPNIIATMSSCGNAYIFDRTKYTSMPAEEFLPNISLIGHKKEGFGLSWNRQQNCRLVTAANDSKILEWDLNNFSRDTRCLTPVKDFHYDDSPVNDVEYHPHHTNLYIAVNDNGIAFICDNRLQQTCSKTVKASNPLFSVRHNPSIATLFALGSEQDLQLWDLRNLNKSVFNTSEDLSDNRLKVPSRLTLGGTSLSWSWRHSGRIVSACQEYCYVWNFNKANPLEFVHAGHKGTVNEVDFDPFEAQCIASVADDNELHIWKPNVIVN from the coding sequence ATGAACACCGAACTGGATATGCAGAATTTCGAACATATTAAGTTTCTAGAGAATCAGATTAGTGAGGATCATTTTcgttggaaaaaaaattcgaaaCATCTATACAACTTACTAATAACCCGTACTTTAACATGGCCCTCTTTAAGTATCCAATGGCTCTCAGCAATGGAATCGATCACTGAAAAAGcggttttaaaaaaccgTCTTCTCCTAGGGACTCATGCCGCTGAAGGGATGCCAAATTTCTTGCAGCTTGCAGATTTAGATTTACCTGATTTCAATCAAACTATATTGGATCCAGTAAAACACTACAATGAAGATACTGGTGAGCTAGGAGGCTATAGTATGCAACATTCTTGCAAGTTCCAAATCTCGCAACGAATTCTTCATAATGGCGATGTAAATCGTGTTCGACACATGCCTCAAAACCCAAACATCATAGCTACTATGAGCTCTTGTGGAAATGCATATATATTTGATCGGACAAAATATACTTCAATGCCCGCTGAAGAATTTTTACCAAATATCTCTTTGATTGGgcacaaaaaagaagggtTTGGACTATCTTGGAATCGTCAGCAAAATTGCCGACTTGTAACAGCTGCTAATGATTCGAAAATTTTAGAATGGGAtctaaataattttagCCGTGATACGAGGTGCTTAACTCCCGTAAAGGATTTTCATTATGATGATTCTCCGGTTAATGATGTTGAATATCATCCGCACCACACCAACTTATATATTGCTGTAAATGATAATGGAATTGCCTTTATTTGTGATAACCGACTTCAACAAACATGTTCGAAAACAGTTAAAGCTTCAAATCCCCTTTTTAGCGTCAGACATAATCCTTCAATTGCGACTTTGTTTGCTTTGGGGTCTGAGCAAGATTTACAGCTTTGGGACCTTCGGAACTTAAATAAATCGGTTTTTAACACTTCTGAAGACTTATCAGATAATAGATTAAAAGTGCCTTCTAGACTAACTCTAGGAGGCACCAGTTTGTCATGGAGCTGGAGACACTCTGGTCGGATTGTTAGTGCCTGCCAAGAGTATTGCTATGTGTGGAATTTTAACAAAGCTAATCCTTTGGAGTTTGTGCATGCAGGTCATAAAGGTACGGTGAATGAAGTGGACTTTGATCCGTTTGAGGCACAATGTATTGCTTCGGTTGCTGATGACAATGAATTACACATTTGGAAGCCCAATGTTAttgttaattaa
- the atp19 gene encoding F0-ATPase subunit K yields the protein MSVYTIAGRQFQAHQLSLAVLGSVFVGPVIYSKLFKRNKPLSAKDVPPLNAKSKEEEEFILKYIEEHK from the exons ATGTCGGTTTATACAATTGCAGGTCGTCAATTCCAAGCTCATCAA TTGAGTTTAGCTGTTCTCGGTTCAGTATTTGTTGGTCCTGTGATCTATAgtaaattgtttaaaagaaataagcCACTTAGCGCAAAGGATGTTCCTCCTTTGAATGCCAAAagcaaagaagaagaagaattcaTTTT GAAATACATTGAAGAACATAAGTAG